From the genome of Ziziphus jujuba cultivar Dongzao chromosome 6, ASM3175591v1, one region includes:
- the LOC132804006 gene encoding 7-deoxyloganetic acid glucosyltransferase-like, producing MSPLLIPTKTKRLANLQALTTHFPNLHFESISDGLPDDHPRTLFQDFFEGMKTKTKPNFKELIVSLNKKSENNLCPPVTCIIGDGVMSFPIEVADELGIPIFSFYGTSARFLWAFFNIPKLVEEGQIPFSDDNMNYEIHSVPGLEGPLRRKDLPEFCALKEIDHNMINFFVGETFAITKTSGLILNTFDELEIDSVQNVATKGSKLYTVAPINALLQSQIGPRAQSIASLVLSGMWNKIA from the exons ATGTCACCTTTGTTAATACCCACCAAAACCAAGCGCTTAGCTAACCTCCAAGCCCTCACAACCCATTTTCCAAACCTTCATTTCGAGTCCATCTCCGATGGCCTTCCCGACGATCACCCTCGAACCCTTTTTCAGGATTTCTTCGAGGGGATGAAGACCAAAACTAAGCCAAACTTCAAAGAGCTTATTGTCTCCCTCAACAAAAAGTCCGAGAATAATTTGTGCCCACCAGTCACTTGTATTATTGGAGATGGAGTTATGTCTTTTCCCATTGAAGTAGCGGATGAGCTAGGGATTCCTATATTTTCATTCTATGGTACTAGTGCTCGTTTCTTATGGGCATTTTTCAATATCCCCAAGCTCGTTGAAGAGGGGCAGATTCCCTTTTCTG atGACAACATGAATTATGAAATTCATAGTGTTCCAGGACTCGAAGGCCCATTAAGGCGCAAAGATTTACCAGAATTTTGCGCTTTGAAAGAAATAGACCACAATatgattaatttctttgttgGAGAAACTTTTGCCATTACTAAAACTTCAGGTCTTATACTCAACACCTTTGACGAATTGGAAATTGATAGCGTCCAAAATGTTGCTACCAAAGGTAGCAAGCTCTACACTGTTGCACCTATCAATGCTCTTTTGCAATCTCAAATTGGACCTCGAGCTCAGTCGATTGCATCACTCGTTCTCTCTGGGATGTGgaacaaaattgcataa
- the LOC132804007 gene encoding 7-deoxyloganetic acid glucosyltransferase-like, whose protein sequence is MEFWHGLVDSGHAFLWVIRPGAILDAEVIPKELEKGQQERGYVVDWAPQEEVSAHKALGGFLNPSGWNSILESIVAGVPMICWPYSVDHFINCRCVTKVWKIGLELGDWDRLTIKSTIKELMESRRQEFQESVDKAAQWAKNCISKGGSSSLNLEKLIKDIKEIKV, encoded by the coding sequence ATGGAATTTTGGCATGGACTGGTTGATAGTGGTCACGCATTTTTGTGGGTAATAAGACCAGGTGCTATATTAGATGCGGAAGTGATTCCAAAGGAGCTTGAAAAGGGTCAACAAGAAAGAGGTTATGTGGTGGATTGGGCCCCGCAAGAAGAGGTTTCGGCTCACAAGGCTTTAGGTGGATTTTTGAACCCAAGTGGCTGGAACTCAATTTTGGAAAGTATTGTGGCTGGAGTTCCAATGATTTGCTGGCCTTATTCGGTCGACCATTTTATTAATTGTCGATGTGTTACTAAAGTTTGGAAAATTGGACTTGAGCTTGGAGATTGGGATAGGTTGACCATAAAGTCAACTATAAAAGAACTAATGGAAAGTAGAAGGCAGGAATTTCAGGAATCAGTTGACAAAGCAGCACAATGGGCTAAGAATTGCATTAGCAAAGGTGGATCTTCCAGCCTCAACTTAGAAAAGCTTATTAAAGACATCAAggaaatcaaagtttaa
- the LOC132804297 gene encoding uncharacterized protein LOC132804297, whose amino-acid sequence MMDKKRKINTFRSHAEEWLQHPSSASSASTCEISETDENYNQEKRQRLINREDHNDSSPPSSSTCEISETDEKPNEEEDKNLSQDDHITLGTDTPNPERERPINGSSTGGGKKLEYDQQHDLIPVGRLLEEAMSSNGLSEELKNCLEPRIVGNLKQLLEKETEPNIEEVGLMKIARMAYLLQLISPFNDDIDKAGKAVRLLQEGLCLLDEAKGLLRSVVNKLDFNYLRLEGAEELS is encoded by the exons ATGATGGATAAGAAGAGGAAAATTAACACTTTCAGAAGTCATGCTGAAGAATGGTTACAGCATCCTTCTTCTGCATCATCAGCGTCTACTTGTGAGATCTCTGAAACTGATGAAAATTATAATCAGGAAAAGAGACAGAGACTGATCAATCGAGAAGATCATAATGATTCTTCTCCACCATCATCATCTACTTGTGAGATCTCTGAAACTGATGAGAAACCCAATGAGGAAGAGGATAAGAATCTCAGTCAAGATGATCATATTACCCTCGGAACCGACACGCCTAATCCTGAAAGAGAAAGGCCTATTAATG GTAGTAGTACTGGAGGTGGGAAAAAACTAGAGTATGATCAACAACATGATTTGATCCCGGTTGGTAGACTCTTGGAGGAAGCTATGTCGTCTAATGGACTATCCGAAGAGCTCAAGAATTGTCTGGAGCCGAGAATTGTTGGAAACTTGAAGCAACTATTGGAAAAAGAAACAGAACCAAACATAGAGGAGGTTGGACTCATGAAGATAGCTCGAATGGCGTACCTGTTGCAACTTATTAGTCCATTCAATGATGACATTGACAAGGCTGGTAAAGCAGTGAGGTTGTTGCAGGAAGGACTTTGTCTACTCGATGAAGCCAAAGGCCTCTTACGTTCTGTCGTTAACAAgttagattttaattatttgcgCTTGGAAGGGGCAGAggaattatcttaa
- the LOC132804317 gene encoding UPF0481 protein At3g47200-like — MIFPKFLQKEMSDQKSMSMKQKRELLRLTSEEDELQNTVWMKSVKVTLGLVGKESSIASIYSVPNQLRNSNNDAFSPRLVSIGPIHRLKDGLLPMQAHKWVYMLDLLQRTPKPEECLDSCSKFLLQIDMMVRASYAGRVDNLKAHELADIMLVDGCFLLQLFLRFDEHSSSSSSSAPKPADQDDDWDPLFKNDGASSRSILPLIRHDLTLFENQIPLFVLEHLFDLIKSSLKEKKNPSSPSLCKHEQPNDKATSSTSSEKGPEFKSADNDGLQHQQNNNNNEEPNWHKKSVMELAHSFFSSPYFCSNPDKFDEKYSHFKNFLDVFHKSYYIPKEGKRVGCTNTTKLGYCAREIEQAGINIIKMKKEAGKKLNLLQISFCKGRKELRIPPLKIQQTTESFIRNLIALEQCGELGNSCNYFTSYAFFLRDLICSSSDLKLLMDKGIIKSNNPDDQNDISSLLDLFQGLTQGVDSLEESWFGTLCEDLNESIKPWWCFWRWHRCLESWKVRLWKYHLILLREYCPNPWRITQIFAAFLILLFTGLQTFYTVSSS, encoded by the coding sequence ATGATCTTCCCTAAGTTTCTACAGAAGGAAATGTCAGATCAGAAAAGCATGAGCATGAAACAAAAGCGAGAGCTTCTGCGACTTACTTCAGAGGAAGATGAACTACAAAATACAGTGTGGATGAAATCTGTGAAGGTGACTTTGGGTCTTGTGGGGAAGGAGTCATCCATAGCAAGCATTTACAGTGTTCCAAACCAACTAAGAAACTCCAACAACGATGCTTTTAGTCCTCGGCTTGTCTCAATCGGACCAATTCACCGTCTTAAAGATGGTCTACTTCCTATGCAAGCTCACAAATGGGTTTATATGCTCGATCTTCTTCAACGAACACCCAAACCGGAAGAATGCTTAGACTCGTGCAGCAAATTCTTGTTGCAAATAGATATGATGGTTCGTGCAAGCTATGCAGGACGGGTGGATAATTTGAAGGCTCATGAACTTGCGGACATAATGCTGGTTGATGGTTGTTTTCTATTACAACTTTTTTTGAGGTTTGATGAACAttcatcgtcatcatcatcttcagcTCCAAAACCTGCAGATCAAGATGATGACTGGGACCCACTTTTCAAGAACGATGGAGCTTCATCACGTTCAATTCTTCCATTAATCAGGCATGATTTAACACTTTTTGAGAATCAAATCCCTCTCTTTGTTCTCGAGCATTTATTTGATTTAATCAAATCCTCTCTTAAGGAGAAGAAGAATCCCTCGTCGCCGTCCTTGTGCAAACACGAACAGCCTAATGATAAAGCCACTTCAAGTACTTCCTCGGAAAAAGGTCCAGAATTCAAATCCGCCGACAACGATGGCCTTCAacatcaacaaaataataataataacgaggAACCTAATTGGCATAAGAAGTCAGTTATGGAGCTTGCTCACTCTTTCTTCTCCTCCCCATATTTCTGTTCTAACCCTGATAAATTCGATGAGAAATATTCACATTTCAAGAATTTCCTGGACGTTTTTCACAAATCCTATTACATCCCCAAGGAAGGGAAGCGAGTTGGGTGTACGAATACCACGAAATTGGGATACTGTGCCAGAGAAATCGAACAGGCTGGGATCAACATCATCAAGATGAAAAAAGAAGCAGGTAAAAAATTGAACTTGTTGCAAATATCATTTTGTAAGGGAAGAAAAGAACTACGGATTCCACCACTGAAAATTCAGCAAACGACAGAGTCGTTTATCAGGAACCTAATTGCTCTGGAGCAATGCGGCGAACTTGGGAATTCATGTAATTACTTTACTTCATATGCTTTCTTCTTACGGGATCTTATATGTTCATCATCGGATTTAAAACTTCTTATGGATAAAGGAATTATAAAATCCAACAATCCGGATGACCAGAATGACATCAGTAGCCTCTTGGATCTTTTTCAAGGTCTAACACAAGGGGTTGATAGTCTAGAAGAATCCTGGTTTGGCACTCTGTGCGAGGACTTGAATGAAAGCATTAAACCGTGGTGGTGTTTTTGGCGGTGGCACAGATGTTTGGAATCTTGGAAAGTCAGGTTATGGAAATATCACCTCATCTTGTTGAGGGAGTACTGCCCAAATCCATGGAGAATAACCCAAATCTTCGCTGCCTTTCTAATTCTGCTTTTCACTGGCCTGCAGACTTTCTATACAGTGTCTTCTAGCTAG